The sequence below is a genomic window from Oscillospiraceae bacterium.
TGCCGTGGCTGGGGGCCTCGGAAAGGCGGACGTTGCGGGGGATGACGGTGGCGTACACCTGGCCGGGGAAATGGCGCTTGACCTCCTCGGCCACCTGCATGGACAGGTTGGTGCGTCCGTCGAACATGGTGAGCACCACGCCCTCCAGGGCGATCTGGGGGTTGAGGGAGCGCTTCACGATGCGGATGGTGGACAAGAGGTCGCTGAGGCCCTCCAGGGCGTAGTACTCGCACTGGACCGGGACAAGCACCGTGTCCGCCGCGCACAGGGCGTTGAGGGTGAGCAGCTCCAGGGAGGGGGGGCAGTCGATGAAGATATAGTCGTAATTGGCGGACAGGCCCTCCAGGGCGTCTTTGAGGCGGTACTCCCGCCGGTCCAGGCCGATCATCTCAATGGTGGCGCCGGCCAGGCCCTTGTTGGAGGGCAGCACGTCGGCGTACACGGTGCTGACCACCGCCTTGGCCGGATCCGCCCCGTTGATCAGCACGTCGTAGATGCCGGGGGAGGCCGCGGTCTTGTCCACCCCAAAGCCCGACGTGCTGTTGGCCTGGGGGTCGAAGTCGCAGACCAGCACCCGCGCCCCCAGGGTCTTGAGGGCGTGGGCCAGGTTGACGCAGGTGGTGGTCTTGCCCACGCCGCCCTTTTGATTCACGATTGCAATGGTTTTTGCCATAGCGCACCTGCCTTTTCTCTCGCTTCATAGAGACAAGCTCTATTATAAGGCCCCGCGCGGCTTAATTCAACTGATTTTGCAATGTTTCACGTGAAACAAAGGGAAAGAAAAGATGGGCCGGATGTTCCACGTGAAACATCCGGCCCGATATAGGGAAAAGAGAGGGGAAACAAAATCAGGAGATCTGCTTGGGGATGCGGATGGTCAGCAGGATGGAGTCGGGGGTCTCCTTGCGGTCGCAGGCGGCGTCCACCCCGGCGGTCTTCATCATGGAGAGGCCCCGGGTGACCGTGTTGAGGAAAAAGCGCACGTCCTTAATCAGGAAGGTGGGGCGCTTGGGTGCGGGCTTGTCCGTCAGCAGGCCTTCAATATACTGCTCGCTCTTGGCCACCGTGAGGCCCTGCTCCACGATGTGCGCGGCGGCGGCGCGCTGGCTGTCCTCGCCCTCCAGCCGCAGCAGGGCCCGGGCGTGGCGCTCGGTAAAGCCCTTCTCCCGCAGGAGGGTAAGTACGTCGGGGGGGAGGCGCAGCAGGCGCAGCTTGTTGGCCACCGCCGACTGGGACTTGCCGATCTGCTTTGCGGCCTCCTCCTGGGACAGGCCGTAGGCGTTGATCAGCTTTTGGAGGGCGGCGGCCTCCTCCACGAAGTCCAGGTCCCGGCGCTGGAGGTTTTCCACCAGGGCCAGCAGGGAGGACTCCCGCGCGTCCACACTGACCACGATGCAGGGCACCTCCTTCAGGCCGGCCAGCTTGGAGGCCCGGAGGCGGCGCTCCCCGGAGATCAGCTCGAAGCCGCCCTCCGCCCGGCGCACCGACAGGGGCTGGAGCACCCCGTGCTCCCGGATACTGGCGGCCAGCTCCTCCAGCCCCTCCCGGGCAAAGGCCTTGCGGGGCTGCATGGGGTTGGGCACAATGGCTTCGACGGGCAGGAAGAGCACCTTGTTGCTCTCGAACAGCCCCTTTTTGCGGAGAAACGGCATATTCAGTCCTCCTTCTGGAGTGGAATTTATTTACATATCCATATATTACCACAAATAGCGGAAAAGAAACGCGAACCCTGTCGAGGGAAAAGAAAATATTTCCCGCCGGCCCGGAGTGTGGTAGACTGGAGAAAAGGAGGGATGCCCAATGGATAGAATCCTGAAAGGGGCGCTGGCCGGGTACGGGCTGTCCGGCGAGGTCTTTCACGCGCCGTTTCTGGCCGCCGACCCCCGCTTTTCCCTGGACTGGGTCTGGGAGCGCAGCACGGACCGCTGCCGGGCGCGCTACCCGGAGGTAAAAACCGTGCGGGAGTACGGGGCGCTGCTGGAGAGCGACGCGGACTTCATCGTGCTGGGGGTGCCCAACGCCCTGCATGTGCCCCTGGCCCAGCAGGCCATGCGGGCGGGGAAGCACGTGGTGGTGGAAAAGCCCGTCACCGCCACCGCCGCCGAGGCGGAGGGGCTCTTCGCTGTGGCCCGGGAGACGGGGCGGCTGCTGGCGGTCTACCAGAACCGGCGCTGGGACGGCGGCTACCGCACGGCCCGCAGGCTGGTGGAGTCGGGCGAGCTGAGGGAGATCGTGGAGTGGCAGGGGCGGTACGACCGCTTCACCCCCGTGCCCAGGGCGGGCACCTGGCGGGCCAAGGAGGCCTGGCGGGAGCGGGGGGAGCCCGGCGTGGGCACCCTCTACGATCTGGGCAGTCACCTGGTGGACCAGGTGGTGGCCCTCTTCGGCGCGCCGGAGGCGGTGTGGGCGGATCTGGCCGCCCGCAGGCCGGGCAGCGAGATCGACGACGACTTCGTGGTGCACCTGTTCTACCCCGGGATGCGGGCCACCCTGGCGGCCAGCCAGATGGCGGCCCAGCCGGGGCCCCACCTCACCGTGCGGGGGACCAGGGGCAGCTACGTCAAGGAGCGGCTGGACGTGCAGGAGGCCGCACTCAAGGGCGGGGCCGCGCCGGGCGGGCCGGACTGGGGACGGGACGACCCCGCGGACTACGGCCGCCTCACCGCGCCGGGCACGGACGGGCTGCTGCGCTCCCAGGCCGTGGAGACCCTGCCGGGGGACTACGGGCTCTTTTACGACGCGCTCTACCGCACATTGGCCGGGGGGGAGGAATTCCCCGTTCGGGAGGAGCAGGTGATTACCGTGCTGCGGATCCTGGAGGCGGCGGGCGAGAGCAGCCGCACGGGACGGAAGATTACGCTGTAAGCGGGAAAACGCGCGTGGACGGCCCATCTCGGGCCGTCCACGCGCGTTTCGTTTGGAAGGAGATGCGGCGGGCCGATGTGGGCATCGGCCCCTACGGGAACAGGCGCTTTTTCAGGCGGTCCCAGAAGGTGTCGGGCGCATAGCCCTTGGACGCGCGGAAGGCGCGCTCCGCCTCCTTTGCCCGGCGCAGGGCCGCCTTTTCATCCCGGGAACGGGTGCAGCCGGGTTCGTTTGCGACTAAATCGGCGTTCATGACGGATTGGATACGGCTGTTATGACCACTCAGGCTCATAATACTCCCTCCATATAACAAGACGGGGCGGGCGGTTCGTGAACCGCCCCTACGGGTTCAGCTTCTTTTTCAAATAGCGGATCAGCAGAAGCAGGACGCGGATCAGCAGAATCAGGATGATGAGGCCGCAGACCGCAAAGGCAAACCAGAAGATATATAGAAAAGTGAGTAGAATTGTGCCGGGGATAAAGCTTGTAGACATGGCCGATTCCTCCTTTTACTCTATTAACGATGGAAGGGGGTCATCCGTGACAGAAAATCAGGGATTAGGGGCCACTTTCCGCCATAGGAATGAGTATATCATAGTCATAATTGGTTGA
It includes:
- a CDS encoding chromosome partitioning protein ParA; this encodes MAKTIAIVNQKGGVGKTTTCVNLAHALKTLGARVLVCDFDPQANSTSGFGVDKTAASPGIYDVLINGADPAKAVVSTVYADVLPSNKGLAGATIEMIGLDRREYRLKDALEGLSANYDYIFIDCPPSLELLTLNALCAADTVLVPVQCEYYALEGLSDLLSTIRIVKRSLNPQIALEGVVLTMFDGRTNLSMQVAEEVKRHFPGQVYATVIPRNVRLSEAPSHGKPVSAYDALSRGAEAYEALAREVMEHNTAPV
- a CDS encoding oxidoreductase, which translates into the protein MDRILKGALAGYGLSGEVFHAPFLAADPRFSLDWVWERSTDRCRARYPEVKTVREYGALLESDADFIVLGVPNALHVPLAQQAMRAGKHVVVEKPVTATAAEAEGLFAVARETGRLLAVYQNRRWDGGYRTARRLVESGELREIVEWQGRYDRFTPVPRAGTWRAKEAWRERGEPGVGTLYDLGSHLVDQVVALFGAPEAVWADLAARRPGSEIDDDFVVHLFYPGMRATLAASQMAAQPGPHLTVRGTRGSYVKERLDVQEAALKGGAAPGGPDWGRDDPADYGRLTAPGTDGLLRSQAVETLPGDYGLFYDALYRTLAGGEEFPVREEQVITVLRILEAAGESSRTGRKITL
- a CDS encoding nucleoid occlusion protein is translated as MPFLRKKGLFESNKVLFLPVEAIVPNPMQPRKAFAREGLEELAASIREHGVLQPLSVRRAEGGFELISGERRLRASKLAGLKEVPCIVVSVDARESSLLALVENLQRRDLDFVEEAAALQKLINAYGLSQEEAAKQIGKSQSAVANKLRLLRLPPDVLTLLREKGFTERHARALLRLEGEDSQRAAAAHIVEQGLTVAKSEQYIEGLLTDKPAPKRPTFLIKDVRFFLNTVTRGLSMMKTAGVDAACDRKETPDSILLTIRIPKQIS